Proteins encoded within one genomic window of Glycine soja cultivar W05 chromosome 1, ASM419377v2, whole genome shotgun sequence:
- the LOC114367495 gene encoding probable RNA helicase SDE3 produces the protein MSTAGWSDEECSVIGEKAEIGFLDFEEEKSVCSYIDNEGAPIIVSVPFAFVDGKPQSVSVGDTAVDLITIRNTTDEPVDLWSVHIFASNPQDTFTLSLTEPPSANSNADEDQSCLESFTLEDRVLQPGENLKIWLSCKTKEMGMYSSVVYFDVGDEKIERVVFLLVEDKISKSLASNRPYSRRKKKDKFVVDTFVAGSRPAGKPTRRYINRLPKYDIPRDIRQLLESNRVPQVVEEGLTKRTYASFFKTLIIMEEIQLEEDMRTYDMECISMRKRANQFVTLEVPGLAERRPSLVHGDFIFVKLTSERDNNTTPVYQGYIHRVEADEIYLKFDPGFHFYHRDENRYDVHFTYNRINMRRLYQAAEAAEKLVTDFLFPSTSRKRHIKTTSLLPISGTFNEEQISSIKMILGCKGAPPYMIHGPPGTGKTRTMVEAILQLYKYHKNARILVCAPSNSAADYILEKLLAQQDVEFRENEIFRLNASARPYEDVKPEFVRFCFFDEMVFKCPPVNALIHYRIIISTYMSASLLYAEDVSHGHFSHIFLDEAGQASEPETMIPVSHLCTSDTVVVLAGDQLQLGPVIYSKKADEYGLGVSYMERLCECELYASGDTNYVTRLIRNYRCHPVILHLPSKLFYCGELIACRDSKSFMVIGDLLPNKDFPIIFYGIQGCDEREGNNPSWFNRIEASKVIEVVRRLIAGGNIKEENIGIITPYRQQVLKIKQTLENLDMPEIKVGSVEQFQGQEKEVIIISTVRSTIKHNEFDRVHCLGFLSNYRRFNVAITRAISLLVIIGNPHIICKDDHWSQMLWHCVDNSSYQGCSLPERVELYEDEDTGENTCFTEDNASPSNNVEWGQDSSNNGEWGQDSSFTKPVTDEAEWSDGWRSN, from the exons ATGAGTACTGCCGGATGGTCAGATGAGGAATGCTCTGTCATCGGAGAAAAGGCAGAAATTGGGTTTCTAGATTTTGAGGAAGAGAAGTCTGTTTGCAGTTACATTGATAATGAAGGGGCACCGATTATTGTATCTGTCCCATTTGCATTTGTGGATGGCAAGCCTCAATCTGTATCTGTAGGAGATACTGCTGTGGATTTAATAACCATTAGGAATACTACTGATGAACCCGTGGACCTGTGGAGTGTTCATATTTTTGCCTCTAATCCTCAGGACACCTTCACTCTTTCTCTCACAGAACCTCcgtcagcaaattcaaatgcaGACGAAGATCAGAGCTGTTTAGAATCTTTCACTTTGGAGGACAGGGTGCTTCAGCCTGGTGAGAACTTAAAAATATGGTTGTCttgcaagacaaaagaaatgGGGATGTATTCGTCAGTTGTGTATTTTGATGTTGGAGATGAAAAAATCGAAAGGGTGGTTTTCCTCTTAGTTGAAGACAAAATCTCCAAGTCTTTGGCTTCTAACAGGccttattcaagaagaaagaaaaaagacaaatttGTTGTAGATACTTTTGTTGCAGGTTCACGTCCTGCAGGGAAGCCAACTCGAAGATACATTAATAGGCTTCCAAAATACGACATTCCCAGGGACATTAGACAGTTGCTTGAGAGCAATCGGGTCCCTCAAGTTGTAGAAGAAGGTCTTACAAAAAGGACttatgcttcttttttcaaaacattaataATCATGGAAGAGATACAATTGGAG GAAGACATGAGGACTTATGACATGGAATGCATATCTATGAGAAAGAGGGCCAATCAATTCGTGACTTTGGAGGTTCCCGGGCTAGCTGAGAGAAGACCCTCGCTGGTTCATGGGGATTTTATCTTTGTCAAGCTCACATCTGAACGTGATAATAACACCACACCCGTTTACCAG GGATATATCCACCGAGTTGAAGCTGATGAGATCTATTTGAAGTTTGATCCTGGATTTCACTTTTACCACAGGGATGAAAATCGCTATGATGTTCACTTCACATATAACAGGATCAATATGAGAAGGTTATATCAAGCAGCTGAGGCTGCAGAAAAGTTGGTAActgattttctttttccatctACATCCAGAAAGAGACACATTAAAACCACTTCTCTGCTTCCCATATCTGGTACTTTTAACGAGGAGCAAATTAGTTCAATCAAAATGATTCTTGGTTGCAAAGGTGCACCACCCTATATGATTCATGGGCCCCCAGGTACGGGAAAGACAAGGACAATGGTAGAAGCAATTCTCCAGCTCTACAAATATCACAAGAATGCTCGTATTCTTGTCTGTGCACCCTCAAATAGTGCAGCAGACTACATACTAGAGAAACTACTTGCTCAACAGGATGTTGAATTTCGAGAGAATGAAATATTCAGGCTCAATGCATCTGCCAGGCCATACGAGGATGTCAAACCTGAATTTGTCCGCTTCTGCTTCTTTGATGAAATGGTATTTAAGTGTCCCCCAGTCAATGCCCTCATTCATTATAGGATCATAATATCCACATATATGAGTGCCTCTCTTCTTTATGCTGAAGATGTTTCCCATGGTCACTTCTCTCACATTTTTTTGGATGAGGCTGGCCAAGCTTCTGAACCTGAAACCATGATCCCTGTATCCCACCTCTGCACAAGCGATACTGTTGTTGTTCTGGCTGGAGACCAATTGCAGTTGGGTCCAGTAATATATTCCAAGAAAGCAGATGAGTATGGGTTGGGGGTTTCATACATGGAACGGTTGTGTGAATGCGAATTATATGCCAGTGGAGATACAAATTATGTAACACGACTGATTAGGAACTATCGATGTCACCCAGTGATTTTACATCTCCCTTCAAAGCTGTTCTATTGTGGGGAACTGATTGCCTGTAGAGACTCCAAATCTTTCATGGTGATTGGGGATTTGCTACCTAATAAGGATTTCCCTATTATTTTCTATGGCATCCAAGGATGTGATGAAAGAGAAGGGAATAACCCATCATGGTTCAATCGAATTGAAGCAAGTAAGGTTATAGAAGTTGTCAGGAGACTGATAGCCGGTGGGAATATAAAGGAGGAAAACATTGGCATAATAACTCCATATAGGCAACAAGTGCTGAAAATAAAACAGACACTTGAAAATCTAGATATGCCTGAAATCAAAGTGGGCAGTGTCGAACAATTTCAAGGACAAGAGAAGGAGGTTATTATCATATCTACAGTTCGATCAACTATCAAACACAATGAGTTTGACAGAGTCCACTGTCTTGGCTTTTTGAGCAATTATAGAAGGTTTAATGTGGCTATAACCCGTGCTATATCATTGCTGGTTATAATTGGGAACCCGCATATTATCTGCAAG GACGACCATTGGAGCCAAATGTTGTGGCACTGTGTGGACAATTCATCTTATCAGGGTTGTTCTCTTCCTGAAAGGGTGGAACTTTATGAAGATGAGGACACTGGAGAGAACACTTGCTTTACTGAAGATAATGCATCGCCCTCAAACAATGTAGAATGGGGTCAAGATTCATCAAATAATGGAGAATGGGGTCAAGATTCATCCTTCACTAAACCTGTTACAGATGAAGCTGAATGGTCTGATGGCTGGAGAAGTAATTAA
- the LOC114367513 gene encoding type IV inositol polyphosphate 5-phosphatase 7-like, which translates to MTDGNSKKSKLSWSKRMVRKFFNIKSKAEDSYQSNGVAYGGDDVEYRSRNSSFSEREIKKSKTEKFSRNTEQVRRGRVSLDHPRIIDVHNYSIFVATWNVAGRSPPSNLSIDDWLHASPPVDIYVLGFQEIVPLNAGNILGAEDNGPAKKWLALIGKTLNNLPGTSGGGGYYTPSPIPQPVVEINADFEGSARQKNSSFFHRRSFQTTSSGWGMDNDASTMQPRLDRRFSVCDRVIFGHRKSDFDPSFRWGYRPSDYSRASDYSRPSDYSRWGSSDDDNGLGDSPSTVSPLSYGGPASAEDGYGMPGRSRYCLVASKQMVGIFLTIWVRSELKDHVRNMKVSCVGRGLMGYLGNKGSISISMSLHETSFCFICSHLTSGQKEGDELRRNSDVMEILKKTRFPRVHGADNEKSPETILEHDRIIWLGDLNYRIALSYRSAKALVEMQNWRALLENDQLRIEQKRGRAFVGWNEGKIYFPPTYKYSTNSDRYAGDDMHPKEKRRTPAWCDRILWYGEGLHQLSYVRGESRFSDHRPVYGIFWAEVESSHGRLKKSMSCSRNRIEVEELLPYSHGYTELSFF; encoded by the exons ATGACAGATGGGAATTCCAAGAAAAGCaag CTGTCATGGTCGAAGAGAATGGTCAGAAAGTTCTTCAATATCAAAAGCAAAGCTGAGGACTCCTACCAATCAAATGGTGTTGCTTATGGAG GAGATGACGTAGAATATAGAAGCAGGAACAGCAGCTTCTCTGAGAGAGAGATCAAAAAGAGCAAAACAG AGAAGTTTAGCAGGAACACAGAGCAGGTCAGGCGAGGAAGAGTGAGTCTCGACCATCCTCGAATTATTGATGTCCATAACTATAG CATTTTTGTTGCTACGTGGAATGTGGCTGGAAGATCCCCACCGAGTAATTTGAGTATAGATGATTGGCTTCATGCCTCACCACCGGTAGATATTTATGTTCTTGG ATTTCAAGAGATAGTTCCCTTGAATGCTGGTAATATCTTAGGCGCAGAAGACAATGGACCTGCCAAGAAATGGCTAGCTCTCATTGGAAAGACCTTAAACAACCTTCCGGGTACTAGTGGAGGTGGTGGGTATTATACACCATCTCCAATCCCTCAGCCAGTGGTAGAAATAAATGCAGACTTTGAGGGATCAGCTAGGCAAAAGAATTCATCATTCTTCCATCGCCGATCTTTCCAGACTACCTCTAGTGGCTGGGGAATGGACAATGATGCTTCAACTATGCAGCCACGACTAGATCGAAGATTCAGTGTCTGTGATCGTGTGATTTTTGGTCACAGGAAAAGTGACTTTGATCCCAGCTTTAGATGGGGTTATAGGCCTAGTGACTATTCCAGGGCAAGTGACTACTCCAGACCCAGTGACTATTCAAGATGGGGTTCATCTGATGATGACAATGGCCTTGGAGATTCACCAAGCACAGTCTCACCATTGTCTTATGGTGGACCTGCCTCTGCTGAAGATGGATATGGTATGCCAGGGCGTTCCAGGTACTGCCTTGTTGCAAGTAAGCAAATGGTAGGTATATTTCTTACCATATGGGTGAGAAGTGAATTGAAAGATCATGTACGAAACATGAAAGTATCCTGTGTTGGCAGAGGATTGATGGGTTATCTTGGAAATAAG GGATCCATCTCAATTAGCATGTCTCTACATGAAACAAGCTTTTGCTTCATATGTAGCCACCTAACCTCTGGACAAAAAGAGGGTGATGAACTAAGAAGAAATTCTGATGTGATGGAGATTCTTAAAAAGACAAGGTTTCCACGTGTACATGGTGCTGACAACGAGAAGTCTCCAGAGACAATCCTCGAGCATGA TCGAATTATATGGCTTGGAGACTTGAATTATCGGATTGCTCTCTCTTACCGTTCTGCTAAGGCACTTGTTGAGATGCAAAACTGGAGAGCATTGTTGGAGAATGACCAG TTGAGAATAGAGCAGAAGAGAGGTCGTGCATTTGTGGGATGGAATGAAGGGAAGATTTATTTCCCTCCAACATACAAGTATTCAACTAATTCAGATAGGTATGCAGGAGATGATATGCACCCAAAGGAGAAAAGGCGAACACCTGCTTG gTGTGACCGGATTTTGTGGTACGGAGAAGGTCTCCATCAATTATCTTACGTCCGTGGAGAATCAAGGTTTTCAGACCACAGGCCGGTTTATGGCATATTTTGGGCTGAGGTTGAGTCAAGTCATGGAAGACTGAAAAAGAGTATGAGCTGTTCTCGGAACAGAATTGAGGTGGAGGAACTCTTGCCATATTCCCACGGATATACTGAACTAAGTTTTTTCTAA
- the LOC114405959 gene encoding 12-oxophytodienoate reductase 2-like encodes MFMRCCCTVCCITCGVVLLRKGYVSPLVLFPVKLQFVLFFVPQHHAILYYSQRASNGGLLIAEATGVSDTAQGYPQTPGTLEARNAIHGAHGYLLEQFMKDKVNDRTDVYGGSLENRCRFTLEVIEAVVNEIGTNPDLPKRFLLNAPLNKYNRETFYIDDPVPLS; translated from the coding sequence ATGTTTATGCGTTGCTGTTGTACTGTTTGCTGCATCACTTGTGGAGTTGTCCTATTGAGAAAAGGTTACGTAAGTCCCTTAGTCCTATTTCCAGTTAAATTGCAATTCGTTTTGTTTTTCGTCCCTCAACACCATGCCATCCTCTATTACTCTCAGAGAGCTTCCAACGGAGGCCTTCTCATTGCAGAAGCTACTGGTGTTTCTGACACTGCTCAAGGCTATCCCCAAACGCCTGGCACCTTGGAAGCAAGGAATGCTATCCATGGGGCTCATGGCTACCTGCTCGAGCAATTTATGAAAGATAAGGTGAATGACCGAACGGATGTATACGGTGGATCCCTTGAGAACCGTTGCCGATTTACTTTGGAAGTTATTGAAGCTGTTGTTAATGAGATAGGGACTAATCCAGATTTGCCAAAGAGATTTCTGCTCAATGCTCCTCTCAACAAGTATAACCGGGAGACATTTTACATTGATGATCCGGTACCCCTTTCTTGA
- the LOC114367525 gene encoding 12-oxophytodienoate reductase 2-like, protein MAHVTLNAQKWNLSINKRQFHFKVEIEFTQEMASPLLTPYKMGKFNLSHRVVLAPLTRQRSYDNVPQPHAILYYSQRTSNGGLLITEATGVSDTAQGYPQTPGIWTKDHVQAWKPIVDAVHAKGGVFFCQIWHVGRVSDSVYQPNGQAPISSTDKPLTPQIRSNGIDQVQFTPPRRLRTDEIPHIVNDFRLAARNAIEAGFDGVEIHGAHGYLLEQFMKDKVNDRTDEYGGSLENRCRFALEVVEAVVNEIGADRVGIRLSPFAEYSESGDSNPKELGLYMMNALNKYGILYCHMVEPRMKTVGEKTECPHSLVPMRKAFNGTFIAAGGYDRQDGINAVAENRADLVAYGRWFLANPDLPKRFALNAPLNKYHRETFYTSDPVLGYTDYPFLDDEESNAVAS, encoded by the exons ATGGCACACGTCACACTCAACGCCCAGAAATGGAATCTTAGTATAAATAAGAGGCAGTTCCACTTCAAAGTTGAAATTGAATTCACACAAGAGATGGCTTCTCCTCTTCTTACTCCTTACAAGATGGGCAAATTCAATCTGTCCCATAG AGTTGTTTTGGCACCGCTGACCAGACAGAGGTCTTACGACAACGTCCCACAACCCCATGCCATCCTCTACTACTCCCAGAGAACTTCCAACGGAGGCCTTCTCATTACTGAAGCCACTGGCGTCTCTGACACGGCTCAAGGCTATCCGCAAACCCCTGGCATATGGACTAAAGACCATGTTCAAGCTTGGAAACCCATTGTCGATGCCGTCCACGCCAAAGGCGGTGTTTTCTTCTGTCAGATTTGGCACGTTGGAAGAGTTTCAGATTCag TTTATCAGCCAAATGGACAAGCACCCATATCTTCTACGGACAAGCCACTCACACCCCAAATTCGAAGTAATGGCattgatcaagtacaatttacCCCTCCAAGGAGATTAAGGACTGATGAAATTCCGCATATTGTAAATGACTTCAGACTTGCTGCAAGGAATGCCATCGAAGCTG GTTTTGATGGGGTTGAGATCCATGGGGCTCATGGCTACCTGCTTGAGCAATTTATGAAAGATAAAGTGAATGACCGAACAGACGAATATGGTGGATCCCTTGAGAACCGCTGCCGATTTGCTTTGGAAGTTGTTGAAGCTGTTGTTAATGAGATAGGGGCGGACAGAGTTGGAATTAGGCTATCGCCATTCGCAGAATATTCAGAGTCTGGAGACTCTAATCCAAAAGAATTGGGGCTTTACATGATGAATGCCCTCAATAAGTATGGTATTCTTTACTGTCACATGGTGGAACCAAGAATGAAGACTGTTGGAGAAAAAACTGAATGCCCTCATAGCCTGGTGCCTATGAGAAAGGCCTTCAATGGCACTTTTATAGCCGCAGGAGGTTATGACCGCCAAGATGGGATCAACGCTGTAGCTGAAAACAGGGCTGATCTTGTTGCTTATGGCCGTTGGTTCTTGGCTAATCCAGATTTGCCAAAAAGATTTGCTCTCAATGCCCCTCTCAACAAGTATCACCGGGAGACATTCTACACTTCTGATCCGGTTCTTGGTTATACTGACTACCCCTTTCTTGATGATGAAGAATCCAATGCCGTAGCATCCTAG
- the LOC114367537 gene encoding DExH-box ATP-dependent RNA helicase DExH16, mitochondrial-like: MASFLLRRNRNLFARSLLGNKEPFRPYFQLKFRSLGGAANKVHPYSSCNGPIRNDFTDLTCPHTWYPQARRKHRRVILHVGPTNSGKTHHALKQLESSASGVYCGPLRLLAWEIAKRLNKAQVPCDLITGQEREEVDGANHKAVTVEMADLSADYQCAVIDEIQMIGCTTRGYSFTRALLGIAADELHLCGDPAAVPLIQEILKITGDEIEVQFYERLSPLVPLNVPLGSFSNVRNGDCIVTFSRQEIYKLKKRIEKEGKHLCSVVYGSLPPETRTRQASMFNDASSEFDVLVASDAIGMGLNLNISRIIFSTMKKFDGFEVRDLSVPEIKQIAGRAGRYGSNFPVGEVTCMDEEDLLLLHSSLNSPSPILERAGLLPTFDLMYMYSRLHPRNGFYQILAHFLDHAKLSENYFIVNCEQLLKVAAVIDELPLGLHEKYLFCISPADMDDEISSQGLTQFAENYAKKGLVRLREIFTPGSLKVPKTPAALKELESIHKVLDLYVWLSFRLEESFPDHELAVSQKAICSMLIEEFLERLGWQKPMARRLASHKMSSPLLSQHMRKCL, translated from the exons AtggcttcttttcttcttcgcCGCAACCGCAACCTATTCGCTCGCTCTCTACTCG GAAATAAGGAGCCTTTTCGTCCATACTTTCAGTTAAAGTTTCGAAGTTTAGGTGGTGCTGCAAACAAGGTGCACCCATATAGCAGCTGCAATGGTCCCATCAGAAATGATTTTACTGATTTGAC TTGCCCTCATACATGGTATCCACAGGCCCGAAGGAAACATCGCAGGGTTATCCTGCATGTTGGTCCAACAAATAGTGGTAAAACACATCATGCTTTGAAGCAACTTGAGTCAAGTGCTTCTG GTGTATATTGTGGTCCTTTAAGATTGTTGGCATGGGAGATAGCAAAACGGTTGAACAAGGCACAAGTTCCTTGTGATCTCATTACAGGTCAGGAAAGAGAGGAAGTTGACGGTGCCAATCATAAGGCTGTTACAGTTGAAATGGCTGATCTATCAGCTGATTATCAATGTGCTGTTATTGACGAAATTCAG ATGATAGGGTGTACTACAAGGGGATATTCATTCACACGTGCTTTATTAGGAATTGCTGCTGATGAACTTCACCTTTGTGGTGATCCAGCTGCTGTGCCCCTTATTCAGGAGATATTGAAAATTACTGGTGACGAGATTGAG GTTCAATTTTATGAGAGACTGTCACCTTTAGTCCCACTAAATGTTCCTCTTGGATCTTTCTCTAATGTAAGAAATGGTGATTGCATTGTAACCTTTTCACGTCAGGAGATATACAAATTGAAG AAAAGAATTGAGAAAGAAGGAAAGCATCTTTGTTCAGTGGTTTATGGATCACTGCCCCCAGAGACTCGAACAAGACAG GCAAGCATGTTCAATGATGCTAGTAGCGAGTTTGATGTTCTTGTGGCCAGTGATGCCATTGGAATGGGTCTTAATCTAAACATCTCTAGGATCATATTTTCAACCATGAAGAAGTTTGACGGTTTTGAGGTGCGGGATTTGAGTGTACCTGAGATCAAACAGATTGCAG GGAGAGCTGGTAGATATGGATCAAATTTTCCTGTAGGAGAAGTAACGTGCATGGATGAAGAGGATCTACTCttgctccattcatctttgaaTTCTCCATCACCCATTTTAGAG CGTGCTGGCTTACTTCCTACCTTTGATCTGATGTATATGTATTCACGATTACACCCAAGAAATGGTTTCTATCAAATACTG GCGCATTTTCTTGACCATGCGAAATTGTCTGAAAATTATTTCATTGTCAATTGTGAACAATTACTG AAAGTGGCTGCTGTTATTGATGAGCTTCCCCTTGGATTACATGAGAAATACCTTTTCTGTATCAG CCCAGCTGACATGGATGATGAAATTTCATCTCAAGGCCTAACACAG TTTGCAGAGAATTATGCAAAGAAAGGCCTTGTCAGGCTTCGAGAAATATTTACACCAGGATCACTCAAAGTGCCCAAGACGCCAGCTGCTCTTAAGGAGTTGGAATCCATCCACAAG GTCTTGGATCTGTACGTTTGGTTGAGCTTTCGGTTGGAAGAATCTTTCCCAGACCATGAGCTGGCCGTATCCCAAAAGGCCATTTGCAGCAT GTTGATTGAGGAATTCCTAGAAAGACTCGGGTGGCAAAAGCCAATGGCTAGAAGGTTGGCTTCTCATAAAATGTCAAGTCCCCTATTATCCCAACACATGAGGAAATGCCTttaa